A genomic stretch from Helianthus annuus cultivar XRQ/B chromosome 1, HanXRQr2.0-SUNRISE, whole genome shotgun sequence includes:
- the LOC110944832 gene encoding protein NAR1 isoform X1: MSEKFSATLRIGDLNDFIAPSQGCVVSMKSGSARLADKPKKLAKAAPAKETLQTDPVKISLKDCLACSGCITSAETVMLEKQSLDEFLSNINNGKTVIVSLSPQSRASIAVHYGLSPVQVFRKLTTLFKSLGVKAIYDTSCSRDLSLIESCNEFISRYKQSRLDDKESKSFLPMISSACPGWICYAEKTLGSFVLPYISSVKSPQQSIGAIIKHHLCHKLGVRPSDIYHVTVMPCYDKKLEASRDDFVFQDQDQMTTEVDSVLTTGEVIDLIQLKAVDFSNLDESPLDKILSNVSEEGNLFGVRGSSGGYADTIFRYAAKTLFGHDIRGPLDFRTVRNLDFQEVTLEVDGKTVLKFALCYGFRNLQNVVRKLKIGKSDYDYLEIMACPSGCLNGGGQLKPKPGQSGKDLIQALETAYMENVLVTDPFENPIVKILYDEWLEHPGSEKAKQHIHTEYHPIVKSITSQLNNW; this comes from the exons AAGCTTGCAAAAGCAGCACCTGCTAAAGAAACACTTCAAACAGATCCAGTAAAAATATCACTCAAGGATTGCCTAGCTTGCAG TGGGTGCATTACTTCTGCAGAGACTGTTATGCTAGAGAAGCAAAGCTTGGATGAGTTTCTTTCTAATATAAACAATGGAAAAACTGTTATAGTTTCTCTTTCACCCCAGTCTAGGGCTTCTATTGCTGTGCATTACGGTCTTTCTCCAGTTCAG GTTTTCAGGAAACTAACCACATTGTTTAAGTCATTGGGAGTTAAAGCTATATATGATACCAGCTGTAGTAGAGATTTGTCTCTTATTGAATCTTGTAACGAGTTCATATCACGATATAAACAAAGCCGTTTAGATGACAAGGAATCTAAATCATTTCTACCCATGATATCCTCTGCATGCCCAG GTTGGATATGCTATGCTGAGAAAACACTTGGTTCATTTGTTCTGCCATATATATCTTCAGTGAAGAGCCCCCAACAATCCATTGGAGCTATCATCAAACACCATTTATGCCATAAATTAGGTGTTCG GCCAAGTGATATTTATCATGTGACAGTGATGCCTTGTTACGACAAAAAGCTTGAGGCTTCTAGGGATGATTTTGTTTTCCAAGACCAAGATCAAATGACTACAGAGGTAGATTCTGTGCTGACAACTGGAGAGGTTATAGATTTAATACAG TTAAAAGCAGTAGACTTCAGCAATTTGGATGAGTCTCCTCTTGATAAAAT ATTATCCAATGTGAGTGAAGAAGGAAATCTTTTTGGGGTTAGGGGAAGTTCAGGAGGATATGCAGATACAATATTCCGTTATGCTGCCAAAACACTGTTTGGTCATGATATCAGAGGGCCTCTGGATTTCAGAACCGTAAGGAACTTAGATTTCCAGGAAGTTACTTTAGAA GTAGATGGTAAAACTGTATTGAAGTTTGCTCTATGTTATGGTTTCCGGAACTTGCAAAATGTAGTGAGGAAACTTAAAATTGGGAAATCTGATTACGACTATTTAGAGATCATGGCTTGCCCTTCAG GGTGCTTGAATGGAGGTGGCCAACTGAAGCCAAAACCAGGTCAATCCGGGAAAGACTTGATTCAAGCATTGGAGACGGCATATATGGAAAAT GTTTTGGTCACTGATCCATTTGAAAACCCAATTGTGAAGATCTTGTACGACGAGTGGCTGGAACATCCTGGTTCTGAAAAAGCTAAACAACACATACACACAGAATATCACCCAATCGTAAAAAGTATTACATCTCAGCTAAATAACTGGTAA
- the LOC110944832 gene encoding protein NAR1 isoform X2, translated as MSEKFSATLRIGDLNDFIAPSQGCVVSMKSGSARLADKPKLAKAAPAKETLQTDPVKISLKDCLACSGCITSAETVMLEKQSLDEFLSNINNGKTVIVSLSPQSRASIAVHYGLSPVQVFRKLTTLFKSLGVKAIYDTSCSRDLSLIESCNEFISRYKQSRLDDKESKSFLPMISSACPGWICYAEKTLGSFVLPYISSVKSPQQSIGAIIKHHLCHKLGVRPSDIYHVTVMPCYDKKLEASRDDFVFQDQDQMTTEVDSVLTTGEVIDLIQLKAVDFSNLDESPLDKILSNVSEEGNLFGVRGSSGGYADTIFRYAAKTLFGHDIRGPLDFRTVRNLDFQEVTLEVDGKTVLKFALCYGFRNLQNVVRKLKIGKSDYDYLEIMACPSGCLNGGGQLKPKPGQSGKDLIQALETAYMENVLVTDPFENPIVKILYDEWLEHPGSEKAKQHIHTEYHPIVKSITSQLNNW; from the exons CTTGCAAAAGCAGCACCTGCTAAAGAAACACTTCAAACAGATCCAGTAAAAATATCACTCAAGGATTGCCTAGCTTGCAG TGGGTGCATTACTTCTGCAGAGACTGTTATGCTAGAGAAGCAAAGCTTGGATGAGTTTCTTTCTAATATAAACAATGGAAAAACTGTTATAGTTTCTCTTTCACCCCAGTCTAGGGCTTCTATTGCTGTGCATTACGGTCTTTCTCCAGTTCAG GTTTTCAGGAAACTAACCACATTGTTTAAGTCATTGGGAGTTAAAGCTATATATGATACCAGCTGTAGTAGAGATTTGTCTCTTATTGAATCTTGTAACGAGTTCATATCACGATATAAACAAAGCCGTTTAGATGACAAGGAATCTAAATCATTTCTACCCATGATATCCTCTGCATGCCCAG GTTGGATATGCTATGCTGAGAAAACACTTGGTTCATTTGTTCTGCCATATATATCTTCAGTGAAGAGCCCCCAACAATCCATTGGAGCTATCATCAAACACCATTTATGCCATAAATTAGGTGTTCG GCCAAGTGATATTTATCATGTGACAGTGATGCCTTGTTACGACAAAAAGCTTGAGGCTTCTAGGGATGATTTTGTTTTCCAAGACCAAGATCAAATGACTACAGAGGTAGATTCTGTGCTGACAACTGGAGAGGTTATAGATTTAATACAG TTAAAAGCAGTAGACTTCAGCAATTTGGATGAGTCTCCTCTTGATAAAAT ATTATCCAATGTGAGTGAAGAAGGAAATCTTTTTGGGGTTAGGGGAAGTTCAGGAGGATATGCAGATACAATATTCCGTTATGCTGCCAAAACACTGTTTGGTCATGATATCAGAGGGCCTCTGGATTTCAGAACCGTAAGGAACTTAGATTTCCAGGAAGTTACTTTAGAA GTAGATGGTAAAACTGTATTGAAGTTTGCTCTATGTTATGGTTTCCGGAACTTGCAAAATGTAGTGAGGAAACTTAAAATTGGGAAATCTGATTACGACTATTTAGAGATCATGGCTTGCCCTTCAG GGTGCTTGAATGGAGGTGGCCAACTGAAGCCAAAACCAGGTCAATCCGGGAAAGACTTGATTCAAGCATTGGAGACGGCATATATGGAAAAT GTTTTGGTCACTGATCCATTTGAAAACCCAATTGTGAAGATCTTGTACGACGAGTGGCTGGAACATCCTGGTTCTGAAAAAGCTAAACAACACATACACACAGAATATCACCCAATCGTAAAAAGTATTACATCTCAGCTAAATAACTGGTAA